The window GCTTCATAGGGTGGATTTTAGCAGTTTTGGAGTTTCTGCTTCACAACGGATGAAGGAAACTTTACAGGAAATTGATCAAATAAAAAGCTCCTTTGAAGATACTTTTCAGGGGCTTGAAGGACTTGATTCTACTTATCTTTATTCACTTTTTGAGCAAAAAGAAAAGTTAAAGAGTCTTAAACACCATTTACATTTAAATGATGCGCAGCTTGTTTTCGATCGAATAAAGCCTTTCCAAAGTGATGAATTTGATTTACTGTGGCTGGAAAACAAATTTGATGCAGTGAAGTCATTGCTTTCAGAAGAGGGAGTCGCTTGGGATATAGAAGATGATGATGTCCAAGAAGTTCTTTCCATACTTCTAGAATACATTAAGACTAAGAGTAATTGGTTAGGAGGAGTTGACCGTCTAATAAATAAGAAAAAGTTTGGAAGAGTCCAAGAAGTGTTGGCTTCTAATAAACTTTCTGATAATGCTCATGATCTAGATTTGTTGGTCAAAAAGCTTGAAAACAGATTGAATCTTAATCATCAATACACGCTTCTATCTCAAAAAGATTGGCTCAAACTACCAATTAAACCTTTTGATTTTTCAAGATTCAATCATGCTGCTTCCATTCATCTCGAAGCTATTCAAGCGCGCAAATTGATTGATGACTTGGACGGGTTTGCGGATTTGATTTTGGGTGAAAGAAAGTCAGCCAAAGAGATTTTAGACTTGTTAGAAGGTTTTGAAAAGTTCAATTTAATTCTTTCAGAAAAAATAGATACATGGAACATTTATCTCAGTAAGATTCAAATCCAACATTTGATTTCACATGCTCCTGGTGAGTCATTTTTAGAGCAAAAAGAACAGATTCCTTTTGTTTTCGATGAATTGGTGGCTTTTGATAAGTTGAGAAAACGATTGACTTCTGAAGAAATTCATGTAATGGAAAAGTTGCTCGATGAATTCCCAAACTATGATTATGGTCAGTTAAGTTATTTGTTTTTGATTGGCTTGAGCAATGCCTGGATTGATCATATTGAGGCAAAATATCCTGTTTTGAGAGAAGTGAGTACGGCCAAATTCCTGAATGCGCAAGAGGAATTAATGAAAGCTGTGGTGGAAAAATGGGAGCTTTCTCAGTACATTTCTGAGTTGAGAGTAAGGGAGTTTACTTTCAAAAATTTGGAATTTAATAGGTTAAATAATCTTGTTACCTACAGAGAGCTTTTGCATCAAGTCAGCAAGAAAAGAAGGCTTTGGACGATCAAAAAGCTGATAGAGAACTTTGAGGAGGAGATTTTTAAGTTGATGCCATGTTGGTTGGTTTCTCCAGAAACTGTTTCAGCATTATTTCCCATGAAGCAGAATTTTGACCTTGTTATTTTTGACGAATCTTCGCAATGTTATGTTGAGCGTGGTATTCCTGCGATGCTTCGGGGGAAGCAGGTGGTGGTAGCTGGTGATTCGAAGCAGCTACAACCTTTTGATTTATATCAGGTAAGAATGGATTCTGAAGAGGAGGGATTGGAAGTTGAAACAGATTCATTATTGGACTTGGCTTCCGGGTTTTTCAAAAAGTTTTGGTTGAAGGGGCATTACAGGAGTGCACAAAAATCTTTGATCCAATTTTCGAATAAGCATTTTTACGAAAACAAACTTGAGATGTTGACAGATAGAAATCTCGCAAATCTTCAGCAAATCCCGTTTGAGTTAATTTCTATAGATGGAGTGTGGGAAAAGCAAACAAATCTTTTGGAGGCAAAAGCAGTTGTCGAAACGGTAAAGCGAATTCAGAAATCAGAACCTGAATTTAGCATAGGGATCATTTCATTTAATTATTTTCAAATGGAATTGATCAATCAACTTTTAGAAGAAGATGAAAAGATTTTTTTGGAAAAAGTGTCTGTGAAAAATATTGAGAATGTCCAAGGAGATGAATTTGACTGGGTGATCTTTTCAATAGGTTATGCAAAGAATAAATCAGGAAAGTTAATTGCAAATTTTGGCCTTTTATCAAAAAATGGTGGCGAAAATAGGCTTAACGTAGCTATGACAAGAGCTAAGAAGAGAATAAGTCTTGTCACAAGTATAACTTCAAGGGATCTCAGTAAATTAAAGCTAGTTAATTCGGGAATAGAAATGCTTCAAGCTTATTTAAGCTTTGTGGAGAGTCAAGTAAATGGGGAAATGGAAAATACTGAAGTTCATAATCCACATGGATTTTTGGCTAGCTGGTCACTGAAAAGCAGGCTTGTGGCCCAAAATGATGATTTTGAATTGTCACCAATATCCAATTCTGCTTGGTTAGATTTGGTGGTAAAGAATAAGGAAGAAGGTTTTGTTGAAGCAATTTTTACAGATGATCAGCGACTGTATGATGCTTCAAGTGCAAAAGAAGCCTTTGTGTATCATCCACTTCAACTCAAGCAAAAATCATGGCCTTACCATTTTTATTTTAGCAGACAATATTGGATGGGGAAAGATATTTTCGAAAAATAAAAAGGCTAAGAATTTTTTCTCAGCCTTTTCATTTTTAATTATTCCTTCACTTGTTTAATTCCTAATGCTTCTAGGCCATCCAGTTCTTCGACGCGCATATATTGTACAAATTGGACTCTTGAATATGCTTCTTTGCTGAGGATTGGTAAAGTGTCAATTTTTGTGAATGTACTACCAAACCCATCACCCAAAGGTTTTCCACCTTGACTATCAAAGAGTGGGATATTTACTAATTGTGATTCTATTTGATTTCCTAGACTATCTGATAGAATGTACTTCACATAAAGATTCCTATACCCATAATCTGTGTTAAACTTGATGCTAATCAAAGTATGTGAATGAGATTTAATCTCTGGAATCTCGAAAGTCACTGTGTCAATGATGTTCCATTGTTGTGTTTCGAAACCTGAATAGGATTCAAAAACTCGATTGCCATCACAAGAAATCATCCAAAGTGATAACAAAATAAAAGCACTATGAAATATTTTCTTAGGCATTTTGATCTCCCTTATCATTTTGATTCCCTTTATTCCGAGGAGGGAATCTTTTCTTTTTAGGCCTATTTTCTTGCGGCTTTTTATCTTCGGATCCAGATGAATTGGTAATTGGATTTACTCTTGCTTTCGGAAGATTTGGTTTGGATAAGTTATCAGAATCATTTCCGTTTTGCGCCTTTGGATTCGGGTTCTTTCGTGCAGGTTTACTGTTTCGATTTCTATTTCTGTCACGATTACCTTCTCTTGGTTCCGATTTTGCACCAGTCCTATTTGTGATTGGGTTTGATCCAGCAGGTTTTTGAAGATTTTGTCCTTCATTGTTAGACTGGTTTCCGTCTGCGTTTCTAGGCTTTTTCTTTTTTTTCTTTTTCTTAGAATTGGAACTGAATTTTTTATCTAATGCTTCTAACTCCATATTAGATTGGCTGATTTTGTCTTCAGCATCTTTAGCATGGTCATTTTGCAGATCAAATGGCTTGATATCTTTAGCATTGAGTGCTTGTATTTCCTTAACCCGTTCACAAGTGATGGAAAACCAGTTGTTCTCATTGTTGTAGCTGAACCACATCAATTTTCTAAAAATATCTGTTTTTTGTAACCGTGCTGGCCCAGCTTCGGTCAATAGTGCTTTTTCTACATTTGGAATATCTTCCAACGCAGCCATATAAGTATCTAATTCATAATTTAGACAGCATTTTAATCTCCCACATTGACCAGAAAGTTTTGTAGGATTAAGAGATAGGTTTTGATATCTCGCCGCAGAGGTACTTACGCTTTTGAAATCATGGATCCAGGTAGAACAGCAAAGTTCTCTACCGCAAACACCAATTCCACCTAATCGTCCAGCTTCTTGTCTCAAACTAATCTGACGCATCTCGACTCTTATCTTGAATTCAGAAGCCAACAATTTGATCAATTCTCTAAAATCAACCCTGTCTTCAGCTGAGTAGAAAAATGTTGCCTTAGAATTGTCTGCTTGAAATTCCACATCAGACAATTTCATTTTCAAATTGAGCTCATCAATTATTTGTTTGGTGCGATAAATAGTTGGAACCTCTCTATTTTTAGCTTCTTCCCATTTTTCTATATCTTTTTGATTAGCGACCCTGTAGATTCTTAGAATGTTATCATCATCTCTGATTTTCCTTTTTTGCATCTGGAGTCTTACTAACTCACCTTGCAAAGAAACCCATCCGATATGGTGTCCATTAGGAACATCTACGACGATAGGATCGCCAGTCGTGAGGTGGAGATGATCTACATTTCGATAGTATTCTTTTCTACCACCTTTGAATTTTACTTCTACTATATCAAATTTATCGAC is drawn from Belliella baltica DSM 15883 and contains these coding sequences:
- a CDS encoding AAA domain-containing protein, with product MIKETFQVYLNRLTDLSSRNRSLYLAKLYSTQMIDLNRLNFLQNKVSFDYIRDLIAGRKSISLIPISDPRDKEINLLSQNLKSILHQIKLTEEETGEKSLYVGYPFIEGKLINDQVLRCPLLFFPVSLSKDGNDWVLHLDKSQQIIFNKTFLLAYERAYGTLTISEEDMQLEDFPTDATSFLTELYEIVKSKFSINFNQELYEQKILAFPESSKSIDENQFDKGVLKLRSYAVLGQFSQKSSFLIQDYEELISQNQYENLEELFAKHFASEEEDMSIPREDQLYNVFPLDASQEEVVKAVKAGQSCVIEGPPGTGKSQLISNLAVDYISRGKKVLIVSQKRAALDVVFKRLGEKGFAAFLALVHDFRADKKSLFEKIQKQINSIEQYQELNRGINAIQLERQFSQLSRTIDMHLDYFDEFKKGLFNTEECGIPIKQLYMTSKLGEEEVDLTQYYKKFHWDSVAEFLRNFKEYETYYKKYQNAKSFWLHRVDFSSFGVSASQRMKETLQEIDQIKSSFEDTFQGLEGLDSTYLYSLFEQKEKLKSLKHHLHLNDAQLVFDRIKPFQSDEFDLLWLENKFDAVKSLLSEEGVAWDIEDDDVQEVLSILLEYIKTKSNWLGGVDRLINKKKFGRVQEVLASNKLSDNAHDLDLLVKKLENRLNLNHQYTLLSQKDWLKLPIKPFDFSRFNHAASIHLEAIQARKLIDDLDGFADLILGERKSAKEILDLLEGFEKFNLILSEKIDTWNIYLSKIQIQHLISHAPGESFLEQKEQIPFVFDELVAFDKLRKRLTSEEIHVMEKLLDEFPNYDYGQLSYLFLIGLSNAWIDHIEAKYPVLREVSTAKFLNAQEELMKAVVEKWELSQYISELRVREFTFKNLEFNRLNNLVTYRELLHQVSKKRRLWTIKKLIENFEEEIFKLMPCWLVSPETVSALFPMKQNFDLVIFDESSQCYVERGIPAMLRGKQVVVAGDSKQLQPFDLYQVRMDSEEEGLEVETDSLLDLASGFFKKFWLKGHYRSAQKSLIQFSNKHFYENKLEMLTDRNLANLQQIPFELISIDGVWEKQTNLLEAKAVVETVKRIQKSEPEFSIGIISFNYFQMELINQLLEEDEKIFLEKVSVKNIENVQGDEFDWVIFSIGYAKNKSGKLIANFGLLSKNGGENRLNVAMTRAKKRISLVTSITSRDLSKLKLVNSGIEMLQAYLSFVESQVNGEMENTEVHNPHGFLASWSLKSRLVAQNDDFELSPISNSAWLDLVVKNKEEGFVEAIFTDDQRLYDASSAKEAFVYHPLQLKQKSWPYHFYFSRQYWMGKDIFEK
- a CDS encoding gliding motility lipoprotein GldH, with the protein product MPKKIFHSAFILLSLWMISCDGNRVFESYSGFETQQWNIIDTVTFEIPEIKSHSHTLISIKFNTDYGYRNLYVKYILSDSLGNQIESQLVNIPLFDSQGGKPLGDGFGSTFTKIDTLPILSKEAYSRVQFVQYMRVEELDGLEALGIKQVKE
- a CDS encoding PSP1 domain-containing protein; amino-acid sequence: MAGCSSCSTTTGSSGGCQNNGTCGTSDCNKMNAFDWLSHMGIPVVDKFDIVEVKFKGGRKEYYRNVDHLHLTTGDPIVVDVPNGHHIGWVSLQGELVRLQMQKRKIRDDDNILRIYRVANQKDIEKWEEAKNREVPTIYRTKQIIDELNLKMKLSDVEFQADNSKATFFYSAEDRVDFRELIKLLASEFKIRVEMRQISLRQEAGRLGGIGVCGRELCCSTWIHDFKSVSTSAARYQNLSLNPTKLSGQCGRLKCCLNYELDTYMAALEDIPNVEKALLTEAGPARLQKTDIFRKLMWFSYNNENNWFSITCERVKEIQALNAKDIKPFDLQNDHAKDAEDKISQSNMELEALDKKFSSNSKKKKKKKKPRNADGNQSNNEGQNLQKPAGSNPITNRTGAKSEPREGNRDRNRNRNSKPARKNPNPKAQNGNDSDNLSKPNLPKARVNPITNSSGSEDKKPQENRPKKKRFPPRNKGNQNDKGDQNA